One Gloeothece verrucosa PCC 7822 DNA window includes the following coding sequences:
- a CDS encoding AAA family ATPase, with translation MDTIINYDLTEKIYESANSLVYRGILKHNNRPVILKILKEDYPSPSELTRYKQEYKITCSLNADNIIKAYDLQRYKNSLVMFLEDFGGQSLKLLMSKVPFSLEEFLIIGIKIVEALAVIHAANIIHKDINPANIVYNQETGKLKIIDFGISTLLSSEIQTVSNINQLEGTLAYIAPEQTGRINRGIDYRADFYSLGVTFYEMLTQQLPFESNDLMELVHCHIAQEPKRPDEIVLSIPSIVSSIVLKLLSKTPEERYQSAWGIKADLEICLEQLKTIGHISQFTLANQDIIDKFQIPQKLYGRESEITQLLTTFERVSQGSSEMILISGYSGIGKSALVNEIHKPITQQRGYFINGKFDQLQRDIPYTIITQAFQDLIRQLLSEPQKAIVTWKKKILKALGNNGKIIIDVIPDLEKIIGKQPSVEELKPTEAQNRFNLFIERFIKVFTQKEHPLVIFLDDLQWADLPSLNLIEKLMTNTDSQYLLIIGAYRDNEVSSTHPLMYTLDQIKKTHTRINQITLGPLAINHVNELVSDTLLCSLQKAKYLAALITKKTGGNAFYITQLLQTLYKKKLIFFNQNYFNLNVEKTKRGYWQWDIEQIQRLEITDNIVDLMTKKIKNLDQTTQNILKLAACIGNKFNLEVLSIVNRKSQTVTSQELQIAIKEGLIIPLSNDYKVPLLWNQEEMSTAPEEISSVFIPKYPEYIPYKFLHDRVQQAAYTLIPEDEKNAIHLQIGRLLLKNTQEHELEDNLFNIVNQLNKGSVLITEQLEKSELAKLNLKAAKKSKVSTAYEASLKYLEIGTELLETNSWNCQYELTWELYIETLELLYLNIQFEQFEEMAELVIKKAKYLLDKAKVKQLKILYYYTTFKPNKAIDTALETLLEFGINISLSQDPGNIVNKITQAQELIQSFLGIKKIEELANLPLISDPSQIAVTLILQQVVTATLTTNFPLFVEVILIQLSLCIKYGNPPHAPYIYSTYGMVLCSLTKDINYGYEFGNLALKLVENFNSPKSEAFVIQMYYGQIWHWKEFLRNTVAQKKLIHGFKIGIDKGENEFASYAAINYCLVKFLSGQYLGEVDEEYQKYSKYLKNLKQEFCIYSINIFHKIVINFLCNNDNGLIIGNSISEEKAYLKKWIDSNNQWLILFVYFAKTIYFYFAKNYIQAYNNSIKAEKYVMASSSFLTSPQHNFYSSLSFLAHYGSCDLKQQKDLMEQVDKNQESMKIWSNNCQENFQHKYDLVAAEKARVLKYNWQAEELYERAIQGAKKYEFLHEEALAYERAAEFYLNLGREEVGQLYLRNAHHCYSRWGAKAKVKQLEDEYPQYFILTPNQGTVLSTTISTKGTNGEILDLTTVIKASQALAGEIVLSKLLAKLMKIMIENAGAQKGFLLVHSDDNWVIEAAGTIDSGDFTILQSIPISSQDAATETPLLSTAIINYVAHTQENVVLNNAAHKGIFTQDSYIVATQPKSILCFPLLNQGKLSGILYLENNLTTDAFTPDRVQVLTILSSQAAISIENSRLYATLEEKVEQRTQELSQTLELLKATQAKLEFENALLKSAELASTYDYQVGGSLPVDAPTYVVRSADRYLYKALKNGEFCYVLNTRQMGKSSLMVRMMHHLQQEGFCCAAIDMTRMGNENITPEQWYKGLTVELWQGFELLERVNLKAWWQERLDLSPVQRLSRFFEEVLLAEVQLPENTQPKIVIFLDEIDTVLGLDFTVNDFFALIRSCYNQRNINSQYKRLCFALFGVATPNDLITDYRRTPFNIGQAIQLHGFQLHEAQPLLQGLTDKVSNPQAVLKEVLFWTNGQPFLTQKICQMIRSLSSSVPHKTEKAWVDNLVNTKIIENWEAQDEPEHLRTIRDRILKGEQQATSLLELYRQVLEQGKIKAVDSPEERELVLSGLLIKEQTYIKVHNRIYELIFNKSWIELNL, from the coding sequence ATGGATACAATAATAAATTACGATTTGACTGAGAAAATTTATGAAAGTGCTAATTCATTAGTCTACCGAGGAATTCTCAAGCATAATAATCGACCAGTAATTCTGAAGATTCTTAAAGAAGATTACCCCTCTCCTTCAGAATTGACTCGATATAAACAGGAATATAAAATTACCTGTTCCTTAAATGCAGATAACATTATTAAAGCTTACGATTTACAGCGATACAAAAATAGTTTAGTGATGTTCTTGGAGGACTTTGGAGGACAATCTTTAAAGTTATTAATGTCCAAAGTTCCGTTTAGCTTAGAAGAATTTCTTATTATTGGCATTAAAATTGTTGAAGCTTTAGCCGTTATTCACGCTGCTAATATTATCCACAAAGATATTAATCCTGCCAACATTGTTTATAATCAAGAAACTGGTAAACTGAAAATTATTGATTTTGGCATTTCTACCCTTTTATCTTCAGAAATACAGACCGTTTCCAATATCAATCAATTAGAAGGAACTTTAGCTTATATTGCTCCAGAGCAAACTGGAAGAATAAACCGAGGCATAGATTACCGGGCTGATTTTTATTCTTTGGGAGTAACTTTTTATGAAATGTTAACTCAACAACTTCCTTTTGAAAGTAATGATTTGATGGAGTTAGTTCATTGTCATATTGCACAGGAACCAAAAAGACCTGATGAAATAGTTTTATCTATTCCCTCGATTGTATCTAGTATAGTCTTAAAATTATTATCTAAAACTCCCGAAGAAAGATACCAAAGTGCTTGGGGAATTAAAGCAGATTTAGAAATTTGTCTTGAGCAACTAAAGACTATAGGACATATTTCTCAGTTTACCTTAGCCAATCAGGATATTATTGATAAGTTTCAAATTCCCCAAAAACTCTACGGTCGAGAATCAGAAATTACTCAATTGTTAACTACCTTTGAAAGAGTCAGTCAAGGGAGTTCAGAGATGATACTTATTTCTGGTTATTCAGGAATTGGTAAATCGGCTTTAGTCAATGAAATTCATAAACCCATCACACAACAAAGAGGATACTTTATCAATGGCAAATTTGACCAATTGCAGAGGGATATTCCTTATACAATCATTACACAGGCTTTTCAAGACTTAATTCGTCAACTCTTAAGTGAACCTCAAAAAGCAATAGTAACTTGGAAAAAAAAGATTTTAAAAGCTTTAGGAAATAATGGAAAAATCATCATTGATGTGATTCCTGATCTAGAAAAGATTATTGGTAAACAACCGTCTGTTGAGGAATTAAAACCAACTGAAGCACAAAATAGATTTAACTTATTTATTGAAAGATTTATTAAAGTTTTTACTCAAAAAGAACATCCTCTAGTTATATTTTTAGATGATTTACAGTGGGCAGATTTGCCATCTTTGAATTTAATTGAAAAATTAATGACCAATACTGACAGCCAATATTTGTTGATAATAGGAGCCTATCGAGATAATGAAGTCAGTTCTACTCATCCTTTAATGTACACCTTAGACCAAATTAAAAAAACCCATACTAGAATTAATCAAATCACACTTGGTCCCTTGGCAATTAATCATGTTAATGAATTAGTTTCTGACACTTTACTTTGCTCACTCCAAAAGGCAAAATATCTAGCAGCTTTAATCACAAAAAAGACTGGTGGTAATGCTTTTTACATAACTCAATTACTCCAGACTTTGTACAAAAAAAAATTAATATTTTTTAACCAAAATTATTTTAATCTAAATGTTGAAAAAACTAAGAGAGGATATTGGCAGTGGGATATTGAGCAAATTCAAAGATTAGAAATAACTGATAATATAGTTGATCTAATGACAAAAAAAATCAAAAACCTGGATCAGACCACTCAGAATATATTGAAATTAGCCGCTTGTATAGGAAATAAATTTAATTTAGAAGTTCTTTCTATAGTTAATAGAAAATCACAAACAGTTACCTCTCAGGAATTGCAAATAGCAATTAAAGAAGGATTGATTATTCCTTTAAGTAATGACTATAAAGTCCCCCTGTTATGGAATCAGGAGGAAATGTCAACTGCTCCTGAAGAAATTTCCTCTGTTTTTATACCTAAATACCCCGAATATATTCCTTATAAATTTTTGCATGATCGAGTTCAGCAAGCTGCTTATACTCTGATACCAGAAGACGAGAAAAATGCTATTCATCTACAAATAGGTCGTCTATTATTAAAAAATACTCAAGAACATGAGTTAGAAGATAACCTTTTTAATATTGTTAATCAACTCAATAAAGGATCTGTGTTAATCACTGAGCAATTAGAAAAAAGTGAGTTAGCTAAATTAAATCTTAAAGCGGCTAAAAAATCTAAAGTATCTACAGCTTATGAAGCTTCACTTAAATATTTAGAAATTGGAACAGAACTATTAGAGACCAATAGCTGGAATTGTCAATATGAATTAACCTGGGAATTGTATATAGAAACCTTAGAATTGCTCTACTTGAACATTCAATTTGAGCAATTTGAAGAAATGGCTGAATTGGTTATAAAAAAAGCTAAATATCTTCTCGATAAAGCAAAGGTAAAACAGCTAAAAATATTATATTATTATACGACATTTAAACCTAATAAAGCTATTGATACTGCTCTGGAAACTTTATTAGAATTTGGGATAAATATTTCTCTTTCTCAAGACCCTGGCAATATAGTCAATAAAATTACACAAGCACAAGAATTAATACAATCATTTTTGGGAATTAAAAAGATTGAAGAACTAGCTAATTTACCTCTAATAAGTGACCCTTCTCAAATAGCAGTTACACTAATTTTACAACAAGTTGTTACAGCTACACTTACAACAAACTTTCCTTTATTTGTAGAAGTAATATTAATCCAACTTAGTCTCTGTATAAAATATGGCAATCCACCTCACGCACCTTATATATATAGCACTTATGGAATGGTTTTGTGCAGCTTAACAAAAGATATTAATTATGGATATGAATTTGGCAATCTAGCTCTTAAGTTAGTAGAAAATTTTAACAGTCCCAAATCAGAAGCTTTTGTTATACAAATGTATTATGGACAAATATGGCACTGGAAAGAGTTTCTCAGAAATACAGTAGCACAAAAAAAATTAATACATGGGTTTAAAATAGGTATAGATAAAGGAGAGAATGAGTTTGCCTCTTATGCAGCTATAAATTATTGTTTAGTCAAATTTTTAAGTGGGCAATATTTAGGAGAAGTTGATGAAGAGTACCAAAAATATTCTAAATACCTCAAAAATTTAAAACAAGAATTTTGTATATATTCTATAAATATATTTCATAAAATTGTGATTAATTTTTTGTGTAATAATGATAATGGCTTGATTATTGGCAATTCAATAAGTGAAGAAAAAGCCTATTTAAAAAAATGGATTGACAGCAATAACCAATGGTTAATATTATTTGTCTATTTTGCTAAGACTATTTATTTTTATTTTGCCAAAAATTATATTCAAGCTTATAATAATTCAATTAAAGCTGAAAAATATGTAATGGCTTCTAGCTCTTTTTTAACATCTCCTCAGCATAATTTTTATTCTTCTCTTTCTTTTCTTGCTCATTATGGCAGTTGTGATCTAAAGCAGCAAAAAGACTTGATGGAGCAGGTAGATAAAAATCAGGAGAGTATGAAAATATGGTCTAACAACTGTCAAGAAAATTTTCAACATAAATATGATTTAGTCGCCGCCGAAAAAGCGCGAGTCTTAAAATATAATTGGCAAGCAGAAGAACTTTATGAACGAGCGATTCAAGGAGCTAAAAAATATGAATTTCTCCACGAAGAAGCCTTAGCTTATGAACGAGCCGCAGAATTTTACCTGAACCTTGGCAGAGAAGAAGTTGGACAGTTATATCTAAGAAATGCTCACCATTGTTACAGCCGTTGGGGAGCCAAAGCTAAAGTCAAACAGTTAGAAGACGAATATCCACAATATTTTATATTAACTCCCAACCAAGGAACAGTTCTTAGCACAACTATTTCTACTAAAGGCACTAACGGAGAAATACTTGACTTAACCACAGTTATTAAAGCATCTCAAGCCCTAGCTGGTGAAATTGTTCTGAGCAAATTGCTGGCAAAATTAATGAAAATCATGATAGAAAATGCCGGCGCTCAAAAAGGCTTTTTGCTGGTACATTCTGATGATAACTGGGTCATAGAAGCCGCAGGAACAATAGATTCTGGTGACTTTACCATTCTACAATCTATTCCTATATCCTCACAAGATGCCGCCACAGAAACCCCGTTGCTCTCAACCGCCATCATCAACTATGTCGCTCACACTCAAGAAAATGTCGTTCTTAATAATGCCGCCCATAAGGGAATATTTACCCAAGACTCCTATATTGTTGCCACTCAACCTAAATCAATTCTTTGTTTTCCGCTACTGAATCAAGGCAAATTAAGCGGTATTTTATATTTAGAAAATAATCTCACAACCGACGCATTTACACCAGATCGCGTCCAAGTCTTAACCATTCTTTCTAGTCAAGCGGCTATTTCTATTGAAAATTCTCGCCTCTATGCCACCTTAGAGGAAAAAGTCGAACAGCGTACACAAGAATTATCCCAAACCCTAGAACTTCTCAAAGCCACTCAAGCTAAATTAGAATTTGAAAACGCCCTGCTCAAAAGTGCTGAACTTGCCTCAACTTATGATTATCAAGTTGGCGGTAGTTTGCCGGTTGACGCTCCTACTTATGTGGTACGTTCCGCCGATCGTTACCTCTACAAAGCTTTAAAAAATGGAGAGTTTTGTTATGTTTTAAATACTCGGCAGATGGGTAAATCGAGTTTAATGGTAAGAATGATGCACCATTTACAGCAAGAGGGTTTTTGTTGTGCGGCTATCGATATGACGCGAATGGGCAACGAAAATATTACCCCCGAACAATGGTATAAAGGATTAACGGTGGAATTATGGCAAGGGTTTGAACTGCTGGAGCGGGTAAATTTAAAAGCTTGGTGGCAAGAGCGATTGGATCTTTCTCCTGTACAGCGATTAAGTCGATTTTTTGAGGAAGTTTTATTAGCTGAAGTCCAATTGCCAGAGAATACACAACCTAAAATCGTGATTTTTTTAGATGAAATTGATACTGTTTTGGGTTTAGATTTTACCGTTAATGACTTTTTTGCCTTGATTCGATCTTGTTATAACCAGCGTAATATTAATTCCCAGTATAAACGCTTATGTTTTGCTTTATTTGGTGTTGCTACTCCTAATGATTTAATTACTGATTATCGCCGCACACCGTTTAATATTGGCCAGGCTATTCAACTACATGGCTTTCAGCTACACGAAGCGCAACCCTTGCTGCAAGGACTTACAGACAAAGTTAGTAACCCACAAGCTGTATTAAAAGAAGTCTTATTCTGGACGAATGGGCAACCGTTTTTAACGCAAAAGATTTGCCAAATGATCCGTAGTTTATCGTCTTCTGTTCCTCACAAAACCGAAAAAGCATGGGTAGACAATTTAGTTAACACAAAGATTATTGAAAATTGGGAGGCTCAAGACGAACCGGAGCATTTAAGGACAATACGTGATCGCATCCTGAAAGGGGAACAACAAGCTACCTCATTACTAGAACTTTATCGACAAGTTTTAGAGCAGGGAAAGATCAAGGCAGTTGATAGTCCAGAGGAGCGAGAATTGGTCTTATCAGGGTTATTAATTAAAGAACAAACTTATATAAAAGTCCACAACCGAATTTATGAATTGATCTTTAACAAGAGTTGGATTGAGCTAAATTTATGA
- a CDS encoding AAA-like domain-containing protein: MNFNLDEAIGIANQAVLKKFSRNLTDLEIIIIKGACEREEYDQIAAKHQYATSYISQDVAPKLWKLLTEALGEKVKKSNFKEALKRHWDHQSTHEYYLLSPQAITVNKEKHNGKLKESPSASYSSQGKADFTTSELYVERSSIELLCYETLLQPGSLIRVKAPKLMGKTSLMERVLAKVKKEGYRTVSLSLEMADRQTHLTNLNKFLRWFCLYLTRELKLPNKLNEYWDEEAMGAKVSCTTYLEEYLLAAADSPLVLYLDDADVLFPFPEVYVDFFGLLRSWYEKGRSRPNWQQLRLAIAHATDVYIRLNIKQSPFNVGLPIELQEFTKQEVHVLAQQYGLAEDSSLIAPLMQLVGGHPYLLQLAFSHLKSYPNVTLEKLLAEASTDAGIYSHHLREHWLSLQEEPKLMAALETVITSNNPVRLETISAYQLQSMGLVKLAGNEVEPRCQLYRSYFSDLIGNQGNKKPN; the protein is encoded by the coding sequence ATGAATTTTAATTTAGATGAGGCAATAGGAATCGCTAATCAAGCCGTTTTAAAAAAGTTCTCGAGAAATTTAACTGACTTAGAAATTATTATAATTAAAGGCGCTTGTGAACGCGAAGAATACGATCAGATAGCGGCTAAACACCAGTATGCCACCAGTTATATTAGCCAAGATGTCGCGCCCAAGCTTTGGAAACTGCTCACAGAAGCACTAGGAGAAAAAGTAAAAAAAAGTAATTTTAAGGAAGCTCTAAAACGACATTGGGATCATCAATCTACTCATGAATATTACTTACTAAGTCCTCAAGCAATTACGGTTAATAAAGAGAAGCACAATGGCAAGCTAAAAGAATCCCCGTCTGCCAGCTATTCAAGCCAAGGTAAAGCGGATTTTACCACTTCAGAATTGTATGTAGAGCGTTCTAGTATTGAATTGCTCTGTTATGAAACTCTGTTACAGCCGGGTTCTCTGATTCGGGTAAAAGCGCCTAAATTAATGGGAAAAACTTCCCTGATGGAACGGGTATTAGCTAAGGTGAAAAAAGAGGGATATCGTACAGTGAGTTTAAGTTTAGAAATGGCAGACCGGCAAACTCATCTGACTAACCTGAATAAATTTTTACGCTGGTTTTGTCTTTATCTGACGCGAGAGCTTAAGTTACCCAATAAGTTGAATGAATATTGGGATGAAGAGGCTATGGGGGCTAAGGTAAGTTGTACAACTTATTTAGAAGAATATCTCTTGGCGGCGGCAGATAGCCCTCTCGTTTTATACTTAGATGATGCGGATGTGCTTTTTCCTTTCCCTGAAGTTTATGTAGACTTTTTTGGGTTATTACGTTCTTGGTATGAAAAGGGGAGAAGCCGCCCAAATTGGCAACAGTTACGATTAGCCATTGCTCATGCTACTGATGTTTATATTCGGCTCAATATTAAACAATCGCCATTTAATGTAGGATTACCTATTGAGTTACAAGAATTCACAAAACAAGAAGTTCACGTCTTAGCCCAACAATATGGATTAGCCGAAGATTCATCTTTAATCGCTCCTTTAATGCAACTGGTTGGGGGTCATCCTTATTTGTTACAACTGGCATTTTCTCACCTGAAAAGTTACCCCAATGTCACCTTAGAGAAATTATTAGCTGAGGCTTCCACAGATGCGGGAATTTATAGTCATCATTTGCGAGAACATTGGTTGAGTTTGCAAGAAGAACCGAAGTTAATGGCGGCATTGGAAACGGTGATTACTTCTAATAATCCCGTGCGATTAGAAACCATATCAGCTTATCAGTTACAGAGTATGGGTTTAGTGAAGCTTGCCGGTAATGAAGTTGAGCCGCGTTGTCAGTTGTATCGGAGTTATTTTAGTGATCTGATTGGAAATCAGGGGAACAAAAAGCCCAATTAA
- a CDS encoding TOMM precursor leader peptide-binding protein: MLNYPCLNPAYLIEILEPDTIFFISERESVCLQDPLYYRLVRLIDGQRNVDEIVDILLLELLQDPIFTQEISNFFQASLDFSIQVQKALFQLHQQGFILENTQALPSNLAILCHHLKIPQLQADHQLQSTKVSVKTLGKVPDDFFINLLKSFHIQAADEGDLTIILTDDYLHPNLEDFNQQALTSQTPWMLVKPLGTISWIGPLFSPQKTGCWHCFAQRWRDNRPIEEFINRQKNSTTLLTPPLAFSEATMQTGLTMAATEIFKWIVQQKNERIEGNLITYDTLTLQTQDHILVKRPQCPSCGEICNKSPLPVVLGHCKTTFSSDGGYRSCSPEETLRKYQHHISPITGVVRELAKIPSPGLIHTYIAKHHFRNVFDNVDNLRQNLGGRSSGKGKTDSQAKASGFCEAIERYSGVYQGDEIQQKANYQQLGDTAIHPHDCLNFSEQQYQNRQQWNAECKGWFQKVPEPFDETRVIDWTPVWSLTYQDFKYLPTAYCYYGYPQSHPFDCWADSNGCAAGNTIEEAILQGFMELVERDSVALWWYNRLSKPQVDLESFNEPYFEHLKQYYKSLNRDLWVLDITSDLNIPCMAAISSRKDREVQDIILGYGAHFDPKIALSRALTEVNQILPNVRFFNDKGMTQYPNFADVLAIKWWKTATLTNQSYLIPNEQMMAKKSSDYLPLASDDLLENVKLCQQIVEKQGMELLVLDQTRADIGLRVAKVIVPGMRHMWKRLGLGRLYEVPVSMGWLKKPLKEEELNPFPMWM, encoded by the coding sequence ATGCTGAATTACCCTTGCTTGAATCCGGCTTACTTAATAGAAATCCTAGAACCAGACACTATATTTTTTATATCTGAGCGAGAATCAGTCTGTTTACAAGATCCTCTTTATTACCGTTTAGTTAGGTTAATTGATGGTCAACGCAATGTTGATGAAATTGTTGATATTCTTCTATTAGAACTGCTACAAGACCCAATATTTACTCAAGAAATATCTAACTTTTTCCAAGCTTCTTTGGATTTTAGTATTCAAGTTCAAAAAGCCCTATTCCAACTACACCAACAAGGGTTTATTCTCGAAAATACTCAAGCCCTACCCTCTAATTTAGCTATTCTTTGCCATCATTTAAAAATTCCTCAGTTACAAGCTGATCATCAACTACAATCCACTAAAGTGTCTGTCAAGACGTTAGGAAAAGTCCCTGATGATTTTTTCATTAATCTTTTAAAATCTTTTCATATTCAAGCGGCTGATGAAGGCGATTTAACAATTATTTTAACTGACGATTATCTTCACCCAAATTTAGAGGACTTTAACCAACAAGCCTTGACCTCTCAAACCCCCTGGATGTTGGTCAAACCATTAGGCACTATTTCTTGGATTGGGCCTTTATTTTCTCCTCAGAAAACGGGATGTTGGCATTGTTTTGCCCAACGTTGGCGAGATAATCGACCCATAGAAGAATTTATTAACAGACAGAAAAATTCTACAACACTTTTAACTCCTCCCCTGGCTTTTTCTGAGGCGACAATGCAAACGGGTTTAACAATGGCTGCCACAGAAATTTTTAAGTGGATTGTTCAACAAAAGAATGAAAGAATAGAAGGAAATCTGATTACTTATGATACTCTAACTCTACAAACTCAAGACCACATTTTGGTTAAACGACCTCAATGTCCCAGTTGTGGAGAAATTTGTAATAAATCTCCGTTGCCTGTCGTTTTAGGGCACTGTAAAACCACATTTAGCAGCGATGGAGGATATCGTTCTTGTTCTCCTGAAGAAACCTTGAGAAAATATCAACATCATATTAGTCCAATTACAGGTGTGGTGCGAGAATTAGCTAAAATTCCCAGTCCTGGTTTAATTCATACTTATATAGCTAAACATCATTTTCGGAATGTTTTTGATAATGTAGATAACTTACGACAAAATTTAGGGGGTAGAAGTTCGGGAAAAGGAAAAACGGATAGTCAAGCCAAAGCAAGCGGCTTTTGTGAAGCAATTGAACGCTATTCTGGGGTATATCAAGGCGATGAAATTCAACAAAAAGCTAATTATCAACAATTAGGAGATACAGCGATTCATCCTCATGATTGTCTCAATTTTAGTGAGCAACAATATCAAAATCGTCAACAATGGAATGCTGAATGTAAAGGATGGTTTCAAAAAGTTCCAGAACCTTTTGATGAAACGAGAGTAATTGATTGGACTCCGGTCTGGTCTTTAACTTATCAAGATTTTAAATATTTACCCACTGCTTATTGTTACTATGGATATCCGCAATCTCATCCTTTTGACTGTTGGGCAGATTCTAATGGTTGTGCCGCCGGAAATACCATAGAAGAAGCAATTTTACAAGGATTTATGGAATTAGTAGAACGAGATTCTGTGGCTTTATGGTGGTATAATCGTTTGTCGAAACCTCAAGTAGATTTAGAGAGTTTTAATGAGCCTTATTTTGAGCATTTAAAACAGTATTATAAGAGTCTAAATCGAGACTTATGGGTATTAGATATTACCAGTGATTTGAATATTCCTTGTATGGCGGCGATTAGTTCAAGAAAGGATAGGGAAGTGCAGGATATTATCTTGGGATATGGGGCACATTTTGACCCGAAAATCGCCCTTAGCCGCGCTTTAACTGAGGTGAATCAAATTCTCCCTAATGTGCGATTTTTTAACGATAAGGGAATGACACAATATCCTAATTTTGCTGATGTTTTAGCGATAAAATGGTGGAAAACTGCCACTTTAACCAATCAAAGCTATTTAATCCCTAATGAGCAAATGATGGCCAAAAAAAGTAGTGATTATCTCCCATTAGCCAGTGATGATTTATTAGAGAATGTTAAGTTATGTCAACAAATCGTTGAAAAACAAGGCATGGAACTATTAGTTTTAGATCAGACTCGTGCTGATATTGGTTTAAGAGTCGCTAAAGTCATTGTTCCAGGGATGCGTCATATGTGGAAGCGGCTAGGGTTAGGAAGATTGTATGAGGTGCCGGTTAGTATGGGATGGTTAAAAAAACCTTTAAAAGAAGAAGAATTAAATCCGTTTCCTATGTGGATGTAA
- a CDS encoding amidohydrolase family protein gives MLNGYKIIDADSHVIEPPQMWAKYIDPKFKDFAPSLDMKIKGELITEKVSQQVEKEGNKQMMQAHPHAYLSRYSPESQVEEMVKMGVDIAFIYPTYGLWLFAIDSLPPEVIDAFTHAYNTWLYEEFCSYDPARLKGVGAINLHDPETMVKELERIANWGWKAVFLRPNPVKGRILSDPSYESFWSACEALDIAVGIHEGTHSRLPTTGADRFNSRFALHACSHPMEQMMALLALIEGGVLERHPQLRVGFLESGCGWVPYWLWRLDEEYKNLRWEVTNYVKIFPTEYFQRQCFVSIEPSEPYLAQLIEFIGTDHVIFGSDYPHMDHQPDIVKKTLALESQLPQETVQKIVWDNPRRFYGLN, from the coding sequence ATGTTAAACGGATACAAAATTATTGATGCAGATTCTCATGTTATTGAGCCGCCTCAAATGTGGGCCAAATATATTGACCCTAAATTTAAGGACTTTGCCCCGTCTTTGGACATGAAAATTAAAGGAGAATTGATTACCGAAAAAGTCTCTCAGCAAGTCGAAAAAGAAGGCAATAAGCAGATGATGCAAGCTCATCCCCATGCTTATCTGAGTCGTTATAGCCCTGAATCCCAAGTTGAAGAGATGGTTAAAATGGGGGTGGATATCGCCTTTATTTATCCCACCTATGGACTTTGGTTATTTGCCATTGATTCCTTGCCGCCAGAAGTCATAGATGCTTTTACCCATGCTTATAATACCTGGTTATATGAAGAATTTTGCAGCTATGACCCAGCGCGATTAAAAGGTGTGGGGGCGATTAATCTGCATGATCCGGAAACAATGGTTAAAGAGCTAGAACGCATTGCCAATTGGGGCTGGAAGGCGGTTTTTTTGCGCCCTAACCCCGTTAAAGGCAGAATTTTAAGCGATCCGTCCTATGAATCTTTTTGGAGTGCTTGTGAAGCTTTGGATATAGCTGTAGGCATCCATGAAGGAACCCATAGCCGCCTACCAACAACAGGGGCAGATAGATTTAATAGCCGTTTTGCCCTCCATGCTTGCTCCCATCCAATGGAACAAATGATGGCATTATTGGCTTTGATTGAAGGGGGAGTTTTAGAGCGGCATCCTCAACTTCGAGTCGGTTTTTTAGAGTCGGGTTGTGGTTGGGTACCTTATTGGCTCTGGCGATTGGATGAAGAGTATAAGAACTTACGTTGGGAAGTTACAAACTATGTAAAAATATTCCCAACGGAGTATTTTCAACGTCAGTGTTTTGTGTCAATCGAACCTTCTGAGCCTTACTTGGCTCAACTGATTGAGTTCATTGGGACTGATCACGTGATTTTCGGTTCGGATTATCCTCACATGGATCATCAGCCGGACATTGTGAAAAAAACTCTAGCGCTTGAGTCACAGTTACCTCAAGAAACAGTACAAAAGATTGTTTGGGATAATCCCAGACGTTTTTACGGTTTGAATTGA